The sequence below is a genomic window from Haematobia irritans isolate KBUSLIRL chromosome 3, ASM5000362v1, whole genome shotgun sequence.
tttcaattcaaaacgtaaatgttttcaatcattttcttaattgagtttattttttaatttgatttagcagataatttttaatttgattacattttcaatttcaatctaatttttaattgaaaatattttggtggtaTATTTCTGtgtattaaaatcttattttaatacATACCATTTGCAATTCTATGGTAGACcaccaaaaaaagcgtcgccaaaaaagtaatgaaaatgtactttttggatccggaagtggtgcaaaattgacgcagaagcgatgaatttaacatgagcttgtcataggacggaagtcctccatttcaacagccgttgcactgaatttgcatcacttctttaggtgtgatccgaattcaatgttttggatgtaaattaaaaaattctgaaattttttgtcaaataaataatttttataatttttaatggattctaatgcttgttggaaacgtttgaactcaaatattttcaaaaaaccacaatttttttagattggatttagcattgttttcgacaaaatttaaatgatttgtaccattttatgaatttttactctgtttttaacttatttgaaacaaaaaagttaaaattacccattaaaatagtACGAAAAAACcaacttataaaaaattgaattaaaagaactgcctggggagttaaaataaagaacatcattgggagtgcatcttcccgaagtgcttttaaagttgtgcctttggaagaacttccaaatttttgctgGGAGAGGATACAAAGATTTCAGCTGAATTAGGTGGATGAGTGTATTGGTATTACGAATAGGGATTTTTAAGCTTACATTTGTAATTAACATTAATTTTGTTAAGAAATTTCTAACAATACaattatatgtatttataataaattaacaataaatttttattaaaataagaaaaaataaataaaatagaaattataTACACACAAACTTTGTCTGAAATAATATTGGCTATTTCATAATCATTACCTATTACCTATTCAAATAATTCgtttgtttgtttaaatttattccaataTTCTGCGTTTAGAATACTTAATGATCGATGGGCGTCAAGTGATTCTTGGCTTGGTTAGCTgggttaaattttaacaattctaGCAAGTTTTCAACACAGACAAAAACAAATGACTTTTAAAAATACTTAAAAACAGAGGTAAAGAACAATACCTACAGAGTGTTTTAGCCAATTCAACATGTGTACTAAAGTCTAACCATTTTATTTGAAAGTAACATTATTCTTCTCttgctttttttttcttgtatacTTCTATGGTCAAATGACGAAGGAGAGGAGGAGTATCAAAGCAAAACTGGTTGTTGAGAAAAAGCCTACAACTTCTAAAGGTAGACAGGCAGTCAATTGTCGGCGGCTCCATCTTCtgtctgaaaaaaaataaactgcgCATAAGCAAAGACAGTTTTAGCCCCATCGACAAACGGGCAAGCCCTAAGAGCTCAGAATGAATTAAAGCGTGTTTGAGTTTTTTTCTTATGGCTGTCTCCTTTGTTCTCTTTCCCCGTATTCTTTGAAGCTGTTTCGCAATCGAAAATAACTCGGCAGTACTTAGCTGAGAACCCCCCCAAAGGGAGTGTATGATATGGGGGATGGCACAAGTTGAGATGTTTTAAcgtgattttttataaaaaatagctATCATTTTTCTTTTGgacattttttcatatatttcacgcccaaattttcaatttttggtatTGTGTTAAAATACGCATGTTAAAATTAAGGAACATCTCCACGCAgaatctaagaaaattttgaatttatttgttttagtttttttttttatttttaataaaaataaaatgtattactTTTATTCACgatattttttcttcttttcattCATATTACGGTTGTGAGAATATTCCCTCTTCTACTTGTAAgggaaacaataaaaacaaacaatctGATCAACAGACTATAAAGCAACCAACAACAAGTACTCTACCCTATCGTTGAAGCAATGAAAAAAACCTTGATCTTGATCTCAAATACGTACAAAGCAACAACAAGAACAGAGTATAAAGCAAGAGctacaaatacaaaaacaatgttCCTTGTGTACATTCTCGCAGAGAACAAATGCCAAGACTAGAATTATTAACCCCGCACACACACGCGCGCAATCAAATGGATACAATTTACAGCACGTCTATACCCCCTCAATCAATATTTTCAAGAGAAAACTTAGAACATGGGTGGCTCAAAGTTGTACTTGtgattctaaatttttttgtgtgggtACCCCACTAGCGAATATCAAGTTTTTGAGTTTTTATTAACCTTGTCCATAATGGCAGTGATGGTGGtggtattattaaaataaatgtgaGGGTAAATCTCAACATTTGGGTAGAATGAATAGAACTTTGCTAGCAAATTTATACCGTGTATTATAGGAATAATACACTTGCTGTTAATTATTCTTCATGTAAAGGGGGATACTAATTTCGTGTCACTGTTTCCTtcgtttatatattttaaagaattattctctaccacattttatttcatacacacaaagaaagaagtataaacgaaattccctttgcTTATAAAACACTTCGTTTTCGAGCAAATAAATCCATTTTCTCCCAAGCTTAGTATATTAATGTTTGTACCAactctattttattttctcttaaaGAAACTTTTTCAGAGACAAAAGAAAAAGTCTTTTAGATTTAATTCCCGATAAAAGAAAGCTGTTATTTCAAACCTATTCAAGTGAAATATAAATATTCTCCTCAATCTATTGAatcaaaaacatgtttttttagttataaagtttcaatttttcataaagTAAATGCTTTGACAATTACCTGGCTTTCACTCATATGcgcaattcaaataaaataaaacatgacTATTGGTATTCACCACATCAGAAACAGCGCCATCTGGCCATACATTGTTTtagtgtttttataaatatcaaAGACGTAGAGACAATTTAGATCGCATAGATGTCGCTTATTGTTAAAGAGCCTAAAACTATGCTACacaattcaataaaattgtaatcaaCTAGATTTACCGTTGCTAATATGTTAGAGAGTGTATTTCGCATAAAAAACTGTgatgaatttagaaaaattgtactataattttaacaaagaagaaaatattagaacaaaataaatataacaaaaacctataataaataataatataaatttatgtttggtttttcaattctttttttaatttattgataacgtgttatttttgtttttagttatattaaaaacttaatttaatttcatgaaaaaattaaaaaaagagattggaaaaatatcagtgggtatggaattataaaacactttaaattaataattaaaattcaagaaaaaaaactagatcattaaaaaattccgtatgtgtatttgaaattgtactTGGCATTGTGAATGTgcctttaacgtcaaatttcatgtttttctgcattaaggtgggtattaagttcgagtttagccgctaaaatcgtcattttttcacgattacttttctttaataatccattttaaggaatgcaaactttcattttttcacgattacttttcttatataatccattttatggaatacaaactttgtgaaaatttgctttgggctttccctcatcaagttataatgaaatctgcaacaaatatgtataattttatgtatttttttactgatttagttttcactttagtgaaaaaatgacgattttagcggttaaaggtgagtattaagttggagtttagccgctaaaatcgtaactttttcactaaagtgaaaacttaatcagtaaaaaaaaggtaaaaaaatacatatttgttgcagatttcattataacttgatggggaatagcccaaagcaaattttcacaaagtttgtattccataaaatggattatataagaaaagtaatcgtgaaaaaatgacgattttagcggctaaactcgaacttaatacccacctttactgAGTATTTAGTGTATGAGAAAGCGTGTTCACGTTAtgcggtgttcacgttaccgcaaGTGCActgtattttgtaaaaattcattatagaaaagttcgagtatactattggacacataaacatttttatcaaggCTTCGCTCACATCCATAATCTTAACAATGTTCAGGatcaatatttacaaaatctatagtaatTGTGTAACAACACCAATATCAACAATAGATAAAATACAGGAGAAATTCATTGATGCTAATACATGAAACATGAATCTTCAGAATCGATTTGAGTTTTTTTATCATTGTCAATATGTAGTTAACATCTCGTGTGTTCTCAAAGGGTTTGTGATGTTTATAGCTCTATACCCAATAAACACTTCTTAAGAAAGTTCTGAGCAAACCCATTTGACAAACGAccgttaaaatatatttaaagtgcattttggaagtgcAATATGCAATATGAATGaggtatagaaataatttttcaataagtatccaaatttaaattattcactatgtttcaaagatttttttgggaatgtgttttatgaaacaattggtAAGTccagttaaatttattttgagaaTCAGATTTTCTCGCAAATTGAAAGTGTGGTACGAAATATGTTAATTATTGTGTTGGTTTGATAATTCTGTTCAAGATCATTAAAATCAAACATTTTGGCTAGAATTCAATAATATTTCAAATGCTTTCTTTGAGAGATCTTGGCAACACTACATGTTTTTTCCCCATTGTTTTGGTTCTTGCCAGATTCTATTATTTCAAAGTGCTGCAGCGTCCACCCTCTGCCCACACCCACTAATGTGCATTTGTTTGTTTAGTTTTGAATCAAAAGTCAACAAGAAAAATGCCGTTTTCAAAACCGCTAATTTCATTCGAAGCCTTTTGCTGGTTCTGTGATtgttattatttaaagaaatgtcacaaaaattcattatacttagacatttttattaaatataaaattattctcGTGTTAAGTGCTTGGGCTAAACTTATGGGTTTAACTTTATAGAAAGTGGTGTGCAAAATGTTAGAAGAGCGCTATCACTACGATTCCTTGGATAAGGATAaacataatttctttaaaagaaaccatgttctacaaattctacaaaacaaatggaattaTACTATATGGTGCAACATTTGTGGTAATGGTAAGAgtttggtttcacagcaattgacatttaattgaaatatatccataaaataaaatttactaaatttgcaTGGAAAAATCCGTTACAAATGCGAACCgttaaaacaagaaaatagCTGTGCAGTTTGCATCTATAAGgatgtttttaattaatatttttatttttaatatatatttaggaGCATAGATATTTGAATATAATTGGACACAAAGTAAAAACACAATACAACAAATGGCAATGAGCAAAAATCCAAAACTCAACATTTCCCTGTTATCGTAGTCTCCAAGCCGAATAACAGTTGCTATTTTACATTATGTCCCCCAACccttcctaaaaaaaaaactaattccaAGAAAAACTGTTGCTTTCCCTTTTCATCTTATGCATTTGTAATTTTTCACCTGGCAACTCTGCAACGAGATTCACCATGTACAACAACTTCAATAAACCAAAGGAAAGAACAGTTATTTTTGAAGTGTGAAAGGAATGTGATTGATTTCTAGTGCACAGAGGCGTAATTTGCTATTTTCTTAAAGGAAAAAAGTGATTTAATCGATTCAGGAGATAAAAGTCTTACAAAAATACAGTTATAAGTAATTTTAGATACGGAGTTTCAAGAAATTAtagtttttttgtgaaatttagatAAATCGAACTTTTTGTAAATCGGGGTTTTATAGTCGCCATTTTGAAAAATCTCATTTATATACAAGAAAGTAGTAGTTTCCAATTCCAATTTAATCTCCTAACCAAAGTCTATCCTATctaattaatattttcttttttctatcTTTTACAGTTGGTCCTGTGGCCTCTTTTTGCGCAAACGATCGCTTATCACCACCTGAGACCACTACTACCGCCGACAATTCAACAAAAGCTCTTCGTTCTCGTTCTTCATCACCTGCCTCCCCTATTGATGACGACACCTGCGTCGCCTCCTGCTCTACATCTTCAATACAGCTACAAGACTGCCCCGAATCTTTATCCAAAGTTACAAATCCAAAGGCTGAAGATCACCAACAAGAAACAAAGCAACCAGCAACAGTAGAACCAAACGATAGTCCCAAATCTGCCTCGCCAAAACATCGTTATATAACATCTTATAAAAAATCTTTGATCGGTGGTGTGATCTTAACTCAAGCTCAACGTAAAGAGTATCCTTtggaaattgtggaaaaatttcaaaaggaaGAAACATCAGTTAAGCCACTAAGACCCACAGAAGAAAATTTCGATTCAGATTCTGACTCGGATGATGGTTCAAAATTGATTGTAGATGAAAAGCCTTTGGTTCCCGAGGAACAACCCATATCATTGAGAGTTCGATCATCCCCACCTCGTGAAGATCAACGTCCATCACCACCTCCTTGCCCTGAGCCAGCTGTAAGGTGCAGTGTTATTCAGCGGACTCCCTCGAATTTGGAAGAAAGCCAAAGAAGACGACGTTCTCACGAAGTTCTATTGCCTTTGGCTAATTTAGAACACTTGGGCCCCGAACAACAGGAGCCAATCGATTACCACGTACCACGTCGTCGATCGACGATAGATAACGACGAGGAACAACATTTAAACGCAAAGCGTTTAGAAAGAGAGCGTAAGTTAAGAGAAGCTCGACGCAGAAGTGCTCTTTTAGCAGCTCGTACTATATTGGCTCAAGCAAGAGTTAACCCACGTTTTATACGGTCACTACCAGGTATTTTGGCAGCAGCCGCTGGTCACGGTCGCACAACATCAGGATCGAACAGTGGCAATCAGGGTCAGGGATTCCAAAACGGTTTTGGAGGCTCTAACGGCTCGGGATCTCAACAACATTCTGGCGGTGGTGGTTCGCCCACTGGATTTGGTGGATCGGGTGGACTTAGTGGCGGAGCAGGTGGCGGCGGTATGGGTGGTGGACGTGATGGCCGCGGCAATTACGGCCCAAATTCACCACCATCTGGGGCATTGCCCCCATTCTATGAATCATTGAAAAGCGGCAGTACAATGAACGGATCATCAACTACGAATTTTAATTCTTCTGCTACGTCCaactttttgttacaaaatgctgCAGCTTATTTAATGTCCGCCGCAGGTTCAAGCGGTGGTAGTAGTGGGGGTGTTGGTCAACAATACACCTCTTCATCGGGTGGTGATAATATTGGTGGCGGCGGAGTTCCATCCGCAGCTAGCTTGGCTGGATCGTCTCCTTTGGATCAGACACCATCATCTGCCTCTAGCATGCTTTTTGCTAATGGTCACGGTAATAATTCTCTTCCTTACAGTTCTTTAGCTCATTGCGCTAAATATAATCAACCTTCTTCTCCTTCTTCGGCTGCCTCACCACCACAACATAATTATCCACCTCATTTACCCTATGGTCCGAATCCTTCAGCTTATGGTATTATTTTGAAAGATGAACCAGATTTAGAGGAATACGATGAAGCCAAAATAGATATTGGAGCCTTTGCTCAGAATATTATACAGGCAACTATGGGGAATTCGGGAAATTTCAACGCTTCAGCTTATGAAGATGCTATTATGTCCGATTTAGCTTCAGCAGCACAAGGGCCGAATGGTTCAATAGTGGATCCATTGCAATTCACGGCAACTTTGATGCTATCCTCACAAACTGATCATTTGTTGGAGCAACTTTCAGATGCTGTAGATTTGAGTTCATTTTTGCAGCGGAATTGTGTTGATGATGAAAACTCCACATCACCGCGACAAGATTTTGAGCTGGTCTCAACACCATCATTGACACCAGATTCCGTTTCTATAACTCCTGTCGATTGTCATAATTCATCAACATCTCATTTAGATTCATTTCATGAGAATCTAATGCAGCAATTGACAAATAATATCACACGTACACAGCAAACGGCAGCCAATTACGCACCCTATGAAcgacaacagcagcaacaaccacATCACCAAattcaacaacagcaacaacaacctcCTCCATCATACCAACATGCCACCAGAGACATCATGCATATGCAACAGCAGCAACATCAACAGAATCATCAACATCCGAATAACTATCAGCAAAATCAAACATCGCAACCATTGAATAGTTTACTCAACCAAAACAATCTTTTGATGCAACAGCAGCAACACCAGCAACATTatcagcagcaacagcagcatGGCAACAGTTATCATCATATGCAACATCAGCAGGCCCAACATTCCCATCAGCAACAGCATTCATTGCCACTGAATCAACATCACCAGCAACAAAATCAACATATGCATCATCATCATGGTGGGCACAGTGGACATCACTCCCAACATAGTGGTAATAATAACGGCCAACACGGTGTCCCTCCTCATCATTTAATGCAACATCATAGCGATAATAGTAATCTCTCACTGCCTTCTCCAAATTCATCATCAGCAATAGCTACCACTGCCAATGGTCATATGATGATACCATCACAAGGCCATCATCCAATGTCATCGGCTGCCAGTAATACTTCAACCGGTTCTGCTGCAGCTCTCTTGGACACATCATTGCTGGATACGAAACCCATCATTCAAAGTGTAAGTCCAACCCATTCTGCTAATAGTGGTAATACGCGTTATTGTTCCTCCTCTTCCTCTACATCGTCCTCATGTTCATCGTCGTATAAAACTCCAAAACGCTCTGTAACAGTTGCCACCGCTTCAATGGCGGcagctgctgctgttgctgctaCAGCGTCTTGTTTGACCTCTCCTACTGTTGCCAAGTTGCACGAAAGTAAAGTGCTTCAGCAACGGGTAAGCATTGATCTTTGAAAGTAATTTTgattgttttaacaaaattattaaactattttactatattgtgtgtatttagaaaaaataatcttAAATCACCTATATTTGAAATAGATcttaatttgaaaacaaatttcaaaagaagttttatagATACAAGTATAAGACACTATTTAGAATTTCCAGTCCTTGATGCTTGATTAgtcgatttttgaaaaaatactaaatttcgATTGgtcgaattttgaaaatttgattatgaaaAGTCGGTTTCTATTTTTCGACTCATTGCAAACAAAAAAGTCTATTagtcgattttcgacttttatACCTCCAGTATTTTAACATGAGTTTGTATtcgattgaattgaattttgaaatcatATTGTTAAGGGTTTCCTAGTATATTAGAAATGTAGTGAAGTCCTCCTGGTTCTGTAAATTAATGTATATACATAGTTAGAAGAATATATTATAATTTCAGAAAAGATTGATAGAAAAGACGCCcattttgtctactacttttaGCTTTGCGTTAAGATAGGTTATATTGGCGTCACATAATTTAAGACTCATTTAGATAACTATATAGGTGGTGAGCTTCTTATAGTGCTACCGGATTCTACGTTTAGCTCAATGCCAAGTTTTGTCAGTTTTGTATTATAAACACAAAACGGGGTGGTACATTAGAAATTGGACGACATCAGaaattcgtatttttcacaAACTGGGTCATTCTGTTAATGGGGCAAAAAAGCGTTTCTTATTgttggacattttgacaaaagttttgataaaatt
It includes:
- the ovo gene encoding transcriptional regulator ovo isoform X3 — encoded protein: MLEERYHYDSLDKDKHNFFKRNHVLQILQNKWNYTIWCNICGNVGPVASFCANDRLSPPETTTTADNSTKALRSRSSSPASPIDDDTCVASCSTSSIQLQDCPESLSKVTNPKAEDHQQETKQPATVEPNDSPKSASPKHRYITSYKKSLIGGVILTQAQRKEYPLEIVEKFQKEETSVKPLRPTEENFDSDSDSDDGSKLIVDEKPLVPEEQPISLRVRSSPPREDQRPSPPPCPEPAVRCSVIQRTPSNLEESQRRRRSHEVLLPLANLEHLGPEQQEPIDYHVPRRRSTIDNDEEQHLNAKRLERERKLREARRRSALLAARTILAQARVNPRFIRSLPGILAAAAGHGRTTSGSNSGNQGQGFQNGFGGSNGSGSQQHSGGGGSPTGFGGSGGLSGGAGGGGMGGGRDGRGNYGPNSPPSGALPPFYESLKSGSTMNGSSTTNFNSSATSNFLLQNAAAYLMSAAGSSGGSSGGVGQQYTSSSGGDNIGGGGVPSAASLAGSSPLDQTPSSASSMLFANGHAYGIILKDEPDLEEYDEAKIDIGAFAQNIIQATMGNSGNFNASAYEDAIMSDLASAAQGPNGSIVDPLQFTATLMLSSQTDHLLEQLSDAVDLSSFLQRNCVDDENSTSPRQDFELVSTPSLTPDSVSITPVDCHNSSTSHLDSFHENLMQQLTNNITRTQQTAANYAPYERQQQQQPHHQIQQQQQQPPPSYQHATRDIMHMQQQQHQQNHQHPNNYQQNQTSQPLNSLLNQNNLLMQQQQHQQHYQQQQQHGNSYHHMQHQQAQHSHQQQHSLPLNQHHQQQNQHMHHHHGGHSGHHSQHSGNNNGQHGVPPHHLMQHHSDNSNLSLPSPNSSSAIATTANGHMMIPSQGHHPMSSAASNTSTGSAAALLDTSLLDTKPIIQSVSPTHSANSGNTRYCSSSSSTSSSCSSSYKTPKRSVTVATASMAAAAAVAATASCLTSPTVAKLHESKVLQQRLGLPPEVQLEFVNGGHGIKNPLAIENTHGHHHRIRSIDCMDDMKKPMNGDSSMNGSIGGNSNSSCGSSSGNGIANGLNNNENNAQEPSNFVCRICLKSFTLKRLLNRHMKCHSEIKRYLCTFCGKGFNDTFDLKRHTRTHTGVRPYKCNLCEKSFTQRCSLESHCLKVHSMQHQYAYKERRTKMYVCEECGHTTCEPEVHYIHLKENHPYSPALLKFYDKRHFKFNNSQFANNLLGQLPMPVHN
- the ovo gene encoding transcriptional regulator ovo isoform X2, yielding MPKIFLIKNRLHQQQQRLLESQNLLHDKTDDDRLVPPLSPSHHGDRDRSTSPPYHQPRPQTFPEPQDFPRSSNGSPSNIASTSDSLKALHIHSQQQKDICSLARSRSQSPIGEVLDLHKKSSPSSSASKNSTKLRATEDYEGDEEEQPLSLVSSLTYLGRKRFHQYHRNLRTSSATSSLSVTTTLPSKSSITTTENSKVDNNETDKAKEENNEVGPVASFCANDRLSPPETTTTADNSTKALRSRSSSPASPIDDDTCVASCSTSSIQLQDCPESLSKVTNPKAEDHQQETKQPATVEPNDSPKSASPKHRYITSYKKSLIGGVILTQAQRKEYPLEIVEKFQKEETSVKPLRPTEENFDSDSDSDDGSKLIVDEKPLVPEEQPISLRVRSSPPREDQRPSPPPCPEPAVRCSVIQRTPSNLEESQRRRRSHEVLLPLANLEHLGPEQQEPIDYHVPRRRSTIDNDEEQHLNAKRLERERKLREARRRSALLAARTILAQARVNPRFIRSLPGILAAAAGHGRTTSGSNSGNQGQGFQNGFGGSNGSGSQQHSGGGGSPTGFGGSGGLSGGAGGGGMGGGRDGRGNYGPNSPPSGALPPFYESLKSGSTMNGSSTTNFNSSATSNFLLQNAAAYLMSAAGSSGGSSGGVGQQYTSSSGGDNIGGGGVPSAASLAGSSPLDQTPSSASSMLFANGHAYGIILKDEPDLEEYDEAKIDIGAFAQNIIQATMGNSGNFNASAYEDAIMSDLASAAQGPNGSIVDPLQFTATLMLSSQTDHLLEQLSDAVDLSSFLQRNCVDDENSTSPRQDFELVSTPSLTPDSVSITPVDCHNSSTSHLDSFHENLMQQLTNNITRTQQTAANYAPYERQQQQQPHHQIQQQQQQPPPSYQHATRDIMHMQQQQHQQNHQHPNNYQQNQTSQPLNSLLNQNNLLMQQQQHQQHYQQQQQHGNSYHHMQHQQAQHSHQQQHSLPLNQHHQQQNQHMHHHHGGHSGHHSQHSGNNNGQHGVPPHHLMQHHSDNSNLSLPSPNSSSAIATTANGHMMIPSQGHHPMSSAASNTSTGSAAALLDTSLLDTKPIIQSLGLPPEVQLEFVNGGHGIKNPLAIENTHGHHHRIRSIDCMDDMKKPMNGDSSMNGSIGGNSNSSCGSSSGNGIANGLNNNENNAQEPSNFVCRICLKSFTLKRLLNRHMKCHSEIKRYLCTFCGKGFNDTFDLKRHTRTHTGVRPYKCNLCEKSFTQRCSLESHCLKVHSMQHQYAYKERRTKMYVCEECGHTTCEPEVHYIHLKENHPYSPALLKFYDKRHFKFNNSQFANNLLGQLPMPVHN
- the ovo gene encoding transcriptional regulator ovo isoform X1, giving the protein MPKIFLIKNRLHQQQQRLLESQNLLHDKTDDDRLVPPLSPSHHGDRDRSTSPPYHQPRPQTFPEPQDFPRSSNGSPSNIASTSDSLKALHIHSQQQKDICSLARSRSQSPIGEVLDLHKKSSPSSSASKNSTKLRATEDYEGDEEEQPLSLVSSLTYLGRKRFHQYHRNLRTSSATSSLSVTTTLPSKSSITTTENSKVDNNETDKAKEENNEVGPVASFCANDRLSPPETTTTADNSTKALRSRSSSPASPIDDDTCVASCSTSSIQLQDCPESLSKVTNPKAEDHQQETKQPATVEPNDSPKSASPKHRYITSYKKSLIGGVILTQAQRKEYPLEIVEKFQKEETSVKPLRPTEENFDSDSDSDDGSKLIVDEKPLVPEEQPISLRVRSSPPREDQRPSPPPCPEPAVRCSVIQRTPSNLEESQRRRRSHEVLLPLANLEHLGPEQQEPIDYHVPRRRSTIDNDEEQHLNAKRLERERKLREARRRSALLAARTILAQARVNPRFIRSLPGILAAAAGHGRTTSGSNSGNQGQGFQNGFGGSNGSGSQQHSGGGGSPTGFGGSGGLSGGAGGGGMGGGRDGRGNYGPNSPPSGALPPFYESLKSGSTMNGSSTTNFNSSATSNFLLQNAAAYLMSAAGSSGGSSGGVGQQYTSSSGGDNIGGGGVPSAASLAGSSPLDQTPSSASSMLFANGHAYGIILKDEPDLEEYDEAKIDIGAFAQNIIQATMGNSGNFNASAYEDAIMSDLASAAQGPNGSIVDPLQFTATLMLSSQTDHLLEQLSDAVDLSSFLQRNCVDDENSTSPRQDFELVSTPSLTPDSVSITPVDCHNSSTSHLDSFHENLMQQLTNNITRTQQTAANYAPYERQQQQQPHHQIQQQQQQPPPSYQHATRDIMHMQQQQHQQNHQHPNNYQQNQTSQPLNSLLNQNNLLMQQQQHQQHYQQQQQHGNSYHHMQHQQAQHSHQQQHSLPLNQHHQQQNQHMHHHHGGHSGHHSQHSGNNNGQHGVPPHHLMQHHSDNSNLSLPSPNSSSAIATTANGHMMIPSQGHHPMSSAASNTSTGSAAALLDTSLLDTKPIIQSVSPTHSANSGNTRYCSSSSSTSSSCSSSYKTPKRSVTVATASMAAAAAVAATASCLTSPTVAKLHESKVLQQRLGLPPEVQLEFVNGGHGIKNPLAIENTHGHHHRIRSIDCMDDMKKPMNGDSSMNGSIGGNSNSSCGSSSGNGIANGLNNNENNAQEPSNFVCRICLKSFTLKRLLNRHMKCHSEIKRYLCTFCGKGFNDTFDLKRHTRTHTGVRPYKCNLCEKSFTQRCSLESHCLKVHSMQHQYAYKERRTKMYVCEECGHTTCEPEVHYIHLKENHPYSPALLKFYDKRHFKFNNSQFANNLLGQLPMPVHN